The proteins below are encoded in one region of Anaerosporomusa subterranea:
- a CDS encoding Bug family tripartite tricarboxylate transporter substrate binding protein, protein MNSRKFLFRFVILSLVALAVVGCGDQKKAEAPKFPTKPVTIIVPFAAGGGTDAVARALAKSAEPILGQSVTVVNKVGANGATGMTEGLNAAADGYTVTMTAVEVVMNPIQGMVPWKPSDFKAVILANSDASALTVRADSPYKTYEDFIKAAKDNPGMLKVGANAPGAIWHLAALGLQDKAGVKFNLIPFPGGAGPAITDLLGGHIDAVTVSAAEVSQHVKAGKLRMLGVHATERLKGFPDVPTAKEKGVDVSISTWRGLAVPGKTPDDVVKTLHDAFKKAIEDPKFVEFMEKGNFGRGYMSNSQMQQYMDEQTKMFQPLMEKAGLTKKK, encoded by the coding sequence ATGAACTCTCGTAAGTTCCTATTCCGATTTGTGATCCTCTCCCTGGTGGCTCTGGCCGTAGTTGGTTGCGGTGACCAGAAGAAAGCCGAAGCTCCCAAGTTCCCGACCAAACCGGTAACCATTATCGTTCCGTTTGCCGCCGGCGGCGGTACCGACGCAGTTGCCCGCGCGCTCGCCAAATCGGCTGAACCTATCCTCGGCCAATCGGTCACAGTTGTCAATAAAGTCGGCGCCAATGGCGCTACTGGCATGACAGAAGGCCTTAACGCTGCGGCAGATGGCTACACGGTCACCATGACTGCCGTCGAAGTGGTCATGAACCCGATTCAGGGCATGGTTCCCTGGAAGCCGAGTGACTTCAAAGCTGTCATTCTCGCCAATTCAGACGCGTCTGCTCTGACTGTCCGTGCTGACAGCCCGTATAAAACCTATGAAGACTTCATAAAAGCAGCCAAAGACAACCCCGGCATGCTGAAAGTCGGTGCCAATGCTCCTGGCGCGATTTGGCATTTAGCCGCTCTCGGTCTGCAAGATAAAGCCGGCGTCAAGTTTAACCTGATTCCGTTCCCTGGTGGCGCTGGCCCTGCTATCACGGATCTCTTAGGCGGCCACATTGATGCTGTCACCGTCAGCGCCGCTGAAGTCAGCCAACACGTCAAAGCCGGCAAACTCCGCATGTTAGGCGTTCATGCAACAGAGCGACTAAAAGGCTTCCCTGATGTACCGACTGCCAAAGAAAAGGGAGTCGATGTCAGCATCAGTACCTGGCGCGGCCTAGCCGTCCCTGGGAAAACTCCGGATGATGTCGTAAAAACTCTGCATGACGCATTCAAAAAGGCAATTGAAGACCCTAAATTTGTTGAGTTTATGGAAAAAGGCAACTTTGGCAGGGGCTATATGAGCAACAGCCAAATGCAACAATACATGGATGAGCAAACCAAGATGTTCCAACCGCTGATGGAAAAAGCCGGCCTGACCAAGAAGAAGTAA
- a CDS encoding ATP-binding protein — MKNFSRLTLYHKILLLALSMLALLGILLGLLLWNSLYDLTGQQLDQRGMEVTRHIASLSADHVLTDSRYSLHELISETRKNNTDVSYVVVQDAKQGVLAHTFSQGVPRGLMQANPGIGSSVSIVRLNTSEGMVRDILAPIEQGEVGYVRVGLLEDPMRGQIAAHLRNLILATLAVCLLAALLAANLASRIASPITQLALSADQISRGQLNVQVPARSHDEVGLLAKAFGQMAQSLSRTNVERDRLLTELARKERLRKVLLNKVLSAQEDERKRISRELHDETGQALTSLLVSMRMLADRTTDAQQREILLGARDLAANTLRDIRDLAVELRPPVLDDLGLLPAVRKYLTQFEQRHGILVSFTAIDGRVHGPTAMALYRILQEGLTNIIRHADAQSVEITIDIRENHIELIISDDGKGFIVKSLDHTRKDNRLGLYGMRERAALLGGTLTISSAPQKGTVITVVVPNPREE, encoded by the coding sequence TTGAAGAACTTCTCCCGTCTGACGCTGTATCACAAAATCTTGCTGCTCGCCCTTTCGATGCTGGCTCTGCTGGGGATTTTATTAGGATTACTGCTGTGGAATTCGTTATATGATTTGACCGGCCAACAGCTTGACCAGCGGGGCATGGAGGTCACCCGTCATATCGCTTCACTCAGCGCCGACCATGTACTAACTGATAGCCGCTACTCACTGCATGAACTAATCAGCGAAACCCGTAAAAACAACACTGATGTCTCCTATGTAGTTGTACAAGACGCAAAGCAGGGTGTACTAGCCCACACCTTTAGCCAGGGCGTACCGCGCGGGCTCATGCAAGCCAATCCTGGCATCGGATCAAGTGTTAGCATTGTCAGACTGAATACCAGCGAAGGGATGGTGCGAGACATCCTGGCTCCGATTGAGCAAGGCGAAGTCGGCTATGTTCGCGTTGGTCTGCTCGAAGATCCGATGCGTGGCCAGATCGCCGCCCACCTCAGAAACCTAATTTTGGCTACCTTAGCAGTCTGCTTACTGGCTGCGCTCCTAGCCGCCAACTTGGCCTCGCGCATTGCCAGCCCGATCACTCAATTGGCTCTCAGCGCCGACCAAATTAGCCGTGGTCAACTCAATGTTCAGGTTCCTGCTCGCAGCCACGACGAGGTCGGACTGTTGGCAAAGGCGTTCGGCCAGATGGCGCAGAGTCTATCACGCACCAATGTTGAGAGGGATAGGCTACTGACTGAGCTTGCTCGTAAAGAGCGGCTGCGCAAAGTCCTACTTAACAAGGTTCTTTCCGCCCAAGAAGATGAACGCAAACGGATCTCCCGTGAATTGCATGACGAAACCGGTCAGGCTCTGACCTCGCTGCTGGTGTCAATGCGAATGCTTGCAGACCGAACCACCGATGCCCAACAACGCGAAATTCTGTTGGGAGCGAGAGATCTCGCCGCCAACACACTGCGCGATATTCGCGATCTAGCTGTCGAACTCCGGCCGCCAGTGCTTGATGATCTAGGCCTGCTCCCAGCTGTCCGCAAATACCTGACTCAATTTGAGCAGCGCCACGGCATCCTAGTATCTTTTACCGCAATCGACGGCCGCGTGCATGGGCCGACCGCCATGGCTCTATACCGGATCCTCCAGGAAGGTCTGACAAATATCATCAGACATGCCGACGCCCAAAGTGTTGAAATCACGATAGACATCAGAGAAAATCACATTGAGCTGATCATCAGTGATGATGGCAAAGGCTTTATTGTCAAATCTCTTGACCATACGCGAAAAGATAATCGCCTGGGCTTATATGGTATGCGAGAACGGGCCGCGCTATTGGGCGGTACACTTACCATCAGTTCAGCACCTCAGAAGGGAACTGTTATCACTGTTGTCGTCCCCAATCCTAGGGAGGAATGA
- a CDS encoding PLP-dependent aminotransferase family protein: protein MEKAYERIAAAIERSIREGRFQPREKLPSVRELSATYGVSKNTVVKAYETLKSKHLVYSVPQSGCYILGHRLRLEQPETMIIDFSRGNPLLDTIYTPDLKHCLDRAIDICNTNSSDWHELYGVPSLRKLLPKYLADYQVFTTPENIFVNLGVQQALNILNNMPFPNKKEIILIEQPTFRYYNQFLKSSGTKILGIPRGPAGIDLDFLEDLFKKEKIKFFYTVPNSHNPLGTCYPKQQRKSIAQLAEKYDVYIVEDDYFGDILFGDHGDPIYSYGDHKHHIYLKSLIKIIPWIRVGITVVPSFLLPIFTEYARYSYYNSYFSPSLVSQATLEIYIRSNLLKKHISSIKRDLSARLECLKTHFTDAAKYGAEWVGGESGFYCYLQLPDCINEAQLVENLKKRNILVTPGIECFIDSHYYKKGIRLSVARTSVADINRGMPEIYRELSALRQNMPPVVLQS, encoded by the coding sequence GTGGAGAAAGCATACGAACGGATTGCTGCTGCGATCGAGCGATCAATACGGGAAGGCAGATTTCAACCGCGCGAAAAACTGCCGTCTGTCCGTGAATTGTCTGCGACCTATGGCGTGAGTAAAAATACGGTGGTGAAGGCGTATGAAACCCTAAAGAGCAAACACTTAGTTTATTCGGTTCCACAGAGTGGGTGTTATATTCTAGGGCACCGCCTTAGGCTAGAGCAGCCGGAGACGATGATAATCGATTTTTCTCGTGGCAACCCATTGTTGGACACTATCTACACGCCCGACCTGAAACACTGCCTTGACCGGGCGATTGACATATGCAATACCAATAGCTCTGATTGGCATGAGCTCTACGGTGTTCCTTCTTTAAGAAAGCTGTTGCCGAAATACCTTGCAGATTACCAAGTATTCACTACTCCTGAGAATATCTTTGTCAATCTTGGCGTTCAGCAGGCTCTCAACATTTTAAACAATATGCCCTTTCCGAATAAGAAAGAAATCATCTTGATCGAGCAACCTACATTTAGGTACTATAACCAATTTTTAAAAAGTAGCGGCACTAAGATCCTCGGCATACCGCGGGGACCGGCTGGAATCGACCTGGATTTTCTTGAGGATCTTTTCAAAAAGGAAAAGATTAAATTTTTTTACACAGTCCCCAACAGCCATAACCCGCTGGGTACTTGCTACCCGAAGCAACAACGAAAATCCATTGCACAACTGGCGGAGAAATACGATGTATATATTGTAGAGGATGATTATTTCGGCGATATCCTGTTTGGTGACCACGGAGACCCGATATACTCTTACGGCGATCATAAGCATCATATTTACTTGAAAAGTTTGATTAAAATAATACCCTGGATCCGGGTAGGCATCACTGTCGTTCCATCGTTTCTATTACCCATCTTTACTGAATATGCTAGGTATTCATATTACAACTCTTATTTCTCACCGTCTCTGGTATCACAAGCAACGTTAGAAATCTACATACGCAGCAATTTGTTGAAAAAGCATATCTCGTCCATTAAAAGGGATTTATCGGCACGGCTTGAATGCCTTAAAACACATTTTACCGATGCAGCAAAGTACGGAGCGGAATGGGTAGGAGGCGAGAGTGGATTTTACTGCTATCTGCAACTGCCTGACTGCATCAATGAAGCACAGCTCGTTGAAAATTTGAAAAAAAGAAACATCCTGGTTACTCCCGGAATTGAATGCTTCATTGACAGTCACTATTATAAAAAAGGCATCCGTCTTAGCGTAGCACGAACAAGCGTGGCCGATATTAACAGGGGAATGCCGGAAATATACAGGGAGCTATCTGCTCTGCGGCAAAATATGCCCCCGGTCGTTCTCCAATCGTAA
- a CDS encoding mandelate racemase/muconate lactonizing enzyme family protein, giving the protein MKITKIETFIAGNPWKNWLFVKVHTDEGIHGIGEGTLNGFAKTVEAAIHELSHVVIGMDPFDVEVMSLRLFRDVFSDGGQIQGSALAAIETACWDIMGKVTGQPLYKLLGGKCHDKLRIYANGWYRGPRTPESFAEKAKIVKEKGYTALKFDPFGDAWRTVEPKDFHLAIEIIKAVREAVGDDTDLLIEGHNRFSVHTALQFAEKMVPYRPTWFEAPVPPQRISAMVEVAKRSPVPIACGEDYYCREQFMELLKHDAVHIIQLEPQFLGISASKQVAGMVHAANGVIAPHSAQGPICSIVCAHLNMATPNFFLHEIFDEFNEPWEKEILTNPMHIDNGYIVPPDSPGLGTDLNIEEILKHPYQPGNWLPLFRQGWEKRQTNK; this is encoded by the coding sequence ATGAAAATCACGAAGATAGAAACATTCATCGCCGGAAACCCTTGGAAAAATTGGTTGTTTGTCAAGGTACATACCGACGAAGGCATCCATGGCATCGGCGAAGGAACGCTCAACGGCTTTGCTAAGACTGTGGAAGCTGCTATTCATGAGCTTAGCCACGTTGTCATCGGCATGGACCCGTTTGATGTAGAAGTCATGTCGCTGCGCCTGTTCCGTGATGTCTTCTCTGACGGCGGACAAATCCAGGGCTCGGCCTTAGCTGCAATTGAAACCGCCTGCTGGGACATCATGGGCAAAGTCACCGGCCAGCCTCTCTATAAACTGCTTGGCGGCAAGTGCCATGATAAACTGCGCATCTACGCAAACGGCTGGTATCGTGGGCCGCGCACGCCAGAGAGCTTTGCGGAAAAAGCAAAAATCGTCAAAGAGAAAGGCTACACCGCTCTAAAGTTTGACCCGTTTGGCGACGCCTGGCGTACAGTAGAGCCAAAAGACTTTCATCTGGCAATCGAAATCATTAAGGCTGTCCGCGAAGCTGTCGGCGACGACACTGATCTGCTGATCGAAGGTCACAACCGTTTCAGCGTACATACAGCATTACAGTTTGCGGAAAAAATGGTGCCTTATCGCCCAACCTGGTTTGAAGCACCCGTCCCGCCGCAGCGCATTTCCGCTATGGTGGAAGTCGCTAAACGTAGCCCGGTTCCTATCGCCTGCGGCGAAGACTATTATTGCCGCGAGCAGTTCATGGAGCTGCTCAAACATGATGCCGTGCACATCATCCAGCTCGAACCGCAATTCTTGGGCATTTCTGCTTCGAAGCAAGTGGCCGGCATGGTCCATGCCGCCAATGGCGTCATCGCGCCTCACAGCGCCCAAGGGCCGATCTGCTCTATCGTCTGTGCGCATCTTAACATGGCGACACCAAACTTCTTTCTGCATGAGATCTTTGATGAATTTAATGAGCCTTGGGAAAAAGAGATTCTTACAAATCCGATGCATATTGATAACGGATATATCGTCCCGCCAGACAGTCCAGGACTGGGAACTGATCTAAACATTGAAGAGATTCTCAAACACCCCTATCAACCAGGCAACTGGCTGCCGCTATTCCGTCAAGGTTGGGAAAAACGGCAAACAAATAAATAA
- a CDS encoding tripartite tricarboxylate transporter TctB family protein, which translates to MRKLDIISAVILIALAAYVIVTAGSFPQGAGTLGPGFFPTLIAGLLAAFAGWQLITALLKKKSEDAPSRPRKSLLEIFAVTGVYMVILPLVGFLISTPLFLIACGAVISEDIKQGWKAIVISGVATTGVLYTVFSVLLNVPLP; encoded by the coding sequence TTGCGTAAACTTGACATTATCTCTGCTGTCATCCTCATCGCTCTAGCTGCTTACGTTATCGTAACGGCTGGCAGCTTTCCGCAGGGAGCCGGCACTCTCGGGCCTGGCTTCTTCCCGACACTGATCGCCGGACTGCTGGCAGCATTCGCAGGCTGGCAGCTGATTACAGCTTTGTTGAAGAAGAAATCCGAAGACGCACCGTCACGGCCCAGGAAATCACTGCTGGAAATCTTCGCAGTCACCGGAGTATATATGGTGATTCTGCCACTCGTTGGATTCCTGATATCCACGCCGCTATTTCTCATTGCCTGCGGCGCGGTCATCAGCGAAGACATAAAACAAGGCTGGAAAGCGATTGTGATCAGTGGCGTTGCGACCACTGGCGTTCTCTATACAGTATTTTCTGTGCTGTTGAACGTTCCCTTGCCCTAA
- a CDS encoding tripartite tricarboxylate transporter TctB family protein, protein MRKVNITTAILLLLLAAYVYLEASTFPVAADTLGPAFFPKLVAGLLAAFSVGILLFAVLGKKGETVPDLPSKPLVVIMVAMVIYVALLPHIGFLTTTPVFLTIAGIVIADSISYWWKKVVISSFVTTGALYYLFAVLLNVPLP, encoded by the coding sequence ATGCGCAAGGTAAATATCACTACCGCCATCTTGCTGCTACTACTGGCGGCATATGTATACCTGGAAGCCAGCACGTTTCCCGTGGCTGCGGACACTCTCGGCCCAGCCTTTTTCCCGAAACTGGTGGCCGGGCTGCTGGCGGCGTTTTCGGTCGGCATCCTGCTGTTCGCAGTGCTTGGCAAAAAGGGAGAGACTGTTCCTGACCTGCCATCAAAGCCACTAGTTGTTATCATGGTCGCCATGGTTATCTATGTCGCATTACTGCCGCACATTGGCTTCCTGACGACAACGCCGGTTTTCTTGACAATAGCAGGCATCGTCATTGCAGACAGCATCAGTTACTGGTGGAAAAAAGTAGTTATCAGCTCATTTGTCACTACTGGCGCGCTGTATTATCTATTTGCGGTCCTGCTGAATGTACCATTACCATAG
- a CDS encoding tripartite tricarboxylate transporter permease → MFDNWFLGLQAISSFDVQLMILLGALAGVLVSCLPGLSATMAVALLLPLTFGIPPVSALLLLSGIYVGAMFGGAIPAILLATPGTPSAVSTTFDGYPMAQKGHAGKAISIACIASVVAGIFGVLVLMTVAPPLATFALRFSAPEYFAVAVFGLAVISSLAEGSVLKAFASGMIGLLLAVIGMDPMTGFARFTFDSTDLIGGISFLAVMVGTAALAEVLYQIDNSNRKQKTFTKFEINSMSLTMSEVRQMIKPTIIGCIFGVFIGIMPAAGANIASFVSWAQAKLWSKKPEEFGHGSLEGLTASEAGNNSVVGGDLVPMLTLGVPGDPVTAIMMGALILQGLRPGPMLFTEHPEIVYGLFLGLIISNLWVLPIGLFGARFFAKMTTVPKPILWPTILTLCVIGTYASEGTIMPAYTVVVFGIIGYLMKKAALPTAPLILGVLLGPMAEENLRRSLLMNHMDASVFFTRPISLVLLSLGLITLVWPWAQEWYQNRMAKKLGVDLPKEEA, encoded by the coding sequence ATGTTCGACAATTGGTTTTTAGGGTTACAGGCTATTTCCTCATTTGACGTACAGTTAATGATTCTCCTAGGCGCTCTGGCCGGCGTCTTGGTCTCTTGCTTGCCTGGGCTTAGTGCCACCATGGCTGTCGCACTACTGTTGCCACTGACATTTGGCATACCTCCGGTCAGCGCACTGCTGCTATTATCCGGCATCTACGTCGGAGCCATGTTTGGCGGAGCGATACCTGCCATTCTGTTGGCGACACCTGGCACTCCCTCAGCTGTTAGCACCACCTTTGACGGCTACCCGATGGCGCAAAAAGGTCACGCCGGCAAAGCAATTTCAATTGCTTGCATCGCATCAGTCGTCGCCGGCATTTTTGGCGTTCTTGTATTAATGACGGTAGCTCCGCCGCTGGCTACATTTGCGTTGCGTTTCAGCGCTCCAGAGTACTTCGCAGTCGCCGTTTTCGGTCTAGCCGTCATCTCCAGTTTAGCTGAAGGCTCGGTTCTAAAGGCTTTCGCATCCGGCATGATTGGGCTGCTGTTGGCGGTTATCGGTATGGACCCGATGACAGGCTTTGCCCGTTTTACCTTTGACAGCACTGACTTAATAGGAGGAATCTCATTTCTAGCGGTTATGGTCGGTACAGCCGCCTTGGCGGAAGTATTGTACCAAATTGACAACAGCAATCGCAAACAAAAGACTTTCACCAAATTTGAAATCAATAGCATGTCCTTAACTATGAGCGAAGTCAGGCAAATGATTAAACCCACGATCATCGGCTGCATCTTTGGCGTGTTTATTGGCATCATGCCTGCCGCTGGCGCGAATATCGCATCCTTTGTTTCCTGGGCCCAAGCCAAACTCTGGTCAAAGAAACCGGAAGAATTTGGTCATGGATCGCTCGAGGGTTTGACGGCTTCAGAAGCAGGCAACAACTCAGTGGTCGGCGGCGATTTGGTGCCAATGTTAACACTGGGTGTGCCCGGTGACCCGGTTACCGCGATCATGATGGGAGCGCTTATCTTGCAGGGATTACGCCCTGGCCCGATGCTGTTTACTGAGCATCCCGAGATTGTTTACGGCTTGTTCCTCGGACTAATCATCTCAAACCTTTGGGTACTGCCGATCGGCCTGTTCGGCGCCCGCTTCTTCGCTAAAATGACCACCGTCCCCAAACCCATCCTTTGGCCAACCATCTTAACCCTGTGTGTAATCGGCACATATGCGTCAGAAGGCACGATTATGCCTGCATATACGGTTGTCGTATTCGGAATTATCGGCTATCTAATGAAAAAAGCCGCCCTGCCCACCGCACCGCTGATTTTAGGCGTGCTGCTGGGGCCAATGGCAGAAGAAAACCTGCGTCGCTCACTATTGATGAACCACATGGATGCCAGTGTCTTCTTTACTCGCCCGATTTCATTGGTCCTGCTGAGTCTTGGCCTCATTACGCTGGTTTGGCCTTGGGCCCAGGAATGGTATCAAAACCGCATGGCTAAAAAGCTTGGCGTCGATCTGCCAAAAGAAGAAGCGTAA
- a CDS encoding response regulator transcription factor produces MQTVRIILADDHILLRSGLKMLLESRPGLKVVGEASDGLEALHIMEATPADIIVLDLSMPNMDGMECIREIKSRGLAIRAIVLSMHEDENYVREVMQAGAMGFVQKGAVDTELFEAINCVRQGKRFLSPNHLQCLLTSLLTDSHGQEPADDPYVVLSTREREVLKLLARGHSISDAAAMLTLSVKTVDTYKTRMMEKLGFSKRTELVSYALKHGLLANEAERRVR; encoded by the coding sequence ATGCAAACTGTGAGAATTATTTTAGCCGATGACCATATCCTGCTACGATCAGGCCTGAAAATGCTGCTTGAAAGCCGTCCCGGCCTGAAGGTCGTCGGCGAAGCTTCCGATGGCCTGGAGGCTCTTCACATCATGGAAGCAACTCCCGCTGATATCATCGTGTTGGATTTATCTATGCCCAATATGGACGGGATGGAATGCATTCGCGAAATCAAAAGCCGTGGTTTGGCTATCCGTGCGATCGTATTGAGCATGCATGAGGATGAGAATTATGTACGCGAAGTCATGCAAGCAGGCGCGATGGGATTTGTGCAAAAGGGAGCCGTCGATACCGAGCTGTTTGAAGCCATCAACTGCGTCAGGCAAGGTAAGCGGTTCCTCAGTCCGAATCACCTGCAGTGTTTGCTTACCAGCCTGTTGACAGACAGCCATGGACAGGAACCGGCTGATGATCCTTATGTCGTCTTGAGTACGCGTGAACGCGAAGTGCTAAAACTGCTGGCACGCGGCCATTCAATCAGCGATGCCGCGGCCATGCTGACGCTCAGCGTCAAAACAGTAGATACCTATAAAACACGAATGATGGAGAAGCTCGGCTTTAGCAAACGGACGGAGTTAGTGAGCTATGCATTAAAGCATGGATTGTTGGCGAATGAAGCAGAACGCCGAGTACGTTAG
- a CDS encoding MFS transporter, whose amino-acid sequence MANPQFVLNTSHIIIDGLFESIPILLSFIAISFGAGEKEIGIIISLAIMGSTLLGLSTIFFSRYFGLLRTLSLVIVLYGIGFFANAFSRNIYFAGFCFIIAIAGHSVFHNTAFAYLTSNSDRQSLGKAMGNFTAIGDIGRVPFASLAGFIVAISVFGFPGWRIACLTYGLGAILFAGYLLFTSFTIKETDYRGFLSTTRIKRNFPSFALLRNRQYALAISASILDGFSSDQIFTFLPYLLFAKGIDPKIIGTFALAFTLGCFLGKVLCGRTIDLFGARNVFVAAETVMAILLVSLVLGQQVLMIAGTSLLLGVVTKGTVPIVQTIITETVREKHCYDDIFAISSFFRGVTSMMTPLLFGFIASSLGVNWIYGIMAVAAASAVIPVLIMNTRSI is encoded by the coding sequence GTGGCGAATCCGCAATTCGTACTTAATACGTCTCATATAATCATTGACGGCTTATTTGAGAGTATACCGATACTTCTTTCCTTTATCGCCATTTCCTTTGGGGCCGGCGAAAAGGAAATCGGTATTATTATCTCGCTCGCAATTATGGGAAGTACTCTTTTGGGCCTGTCTACAATATTCTTTTCCCGGTACTTTGGCTTGCTGCGCACATTAAGCCTTGTAATTGTATTATATGGTATTGGATTTTTCGCTAATGCTTTTTCCCGGAATATTTATTTTGCAGGATTTTGCTTCATTATCGCCATTGCAGGTCATAGTGTATTTCACAACACTGCATTTGCCTATCTTACATCAAACTCCGACAGACAGTCGTTGGGAAAGGCTATGGGGAATTTCACAGCGATCGGCGATATTGGCAGAGTTCCCTTTGCTTCCCTGGCAGGTTTTATTGTCGCAATTTCTGTATTTGGATTCCCTGGCTGGCGGATTGCTTGTTTAACATATGGCCTGGGAGCAATACTGTTCGCAGGTTATCTGCTTTTTACCTCTTTTACCATAAAAGAGACAGATTATCGGGGATTTTTGTCAACAACAAGGATAAAGCGGAATTTTCCTTCCTTTGCTCTGTTACGCAACCGTCAATACGCACTGGCAATAAGTGCGAGCATACTTGATGGCTTTAGCAGCGACCAGATATTTACTTTTTTACCTTATCTACTTTTTGCGAAAGGTATTGATCCAAAAATCATCGGAACGTTTGCACTTGCCTTCACATTGGGATGCTTTCTGGGAAAGGTACTATGCGGCAGAACGATTGATTTATTTGGTGCGCGGAATGTGTTCGTTGCAGCGGAAACTGTTATGGCGATACTGCTTGTGTCTCTTGTTCTGGGACAACAAGTGCTTATGATTGCCGGAACATCGCTTCTGCTTGGTGTTGTAACAAAAGGGACAGTTCCTATTGTTCAAACCATTATTACGGAAACGGTTAGGGAAAAGCACTGCTATGACGATATTTTTGCCATTAGCTCCTTCTTTCGTGGAGTTACCAGTATGATGACTCCTCTGCTTTTTGGCTTTATTGCTTCCTCACTCGGTGTAAATTGGATTTATGGTATCATGGCTGTCGCTGCTGCATCTGCTGTCATACCAGTACTCATCATGAATACGCGCTCAATATGA
- the phnD gene encoding phosphate/phosphite/phosphonate ABC transporter substrate-binding protein, with product MNNLRSRRAAVFRRLVISLLFVIGIAAITFVEMRQTPGPYIDFNKVEDADPAVSPASGPKPLRLAISSVLSPKDSIVYYRQIADYISRRLERPVVLIQRQSYAEVGVLLAKGGADLAFFSSGAYASLSGQNEIELLAMQQRNGLPYYRGYIIVPRVSAAESLADLRGKTFAFSDPLSYSGYIALAYTLEKMHQTPDSFFHSYTFTYSHDKSLRAVANNVAAGAIVNSLVYEYTQLRSPELIDAIKIIGVSEAAGTEPVVVRRGLSTEQKTTLRQLFLSMHEEDSVAVVLGGLHIDRFLPPQPELYDGIRAMLREVRRDS from the coding sequence ATGAACAACCTCCGATCGCGCCGCGCTGCCGTTTTTCGCCGTCTGGTTATCAGCCTACTTTTCGTGATTGGCATCGCTGCGATTACCTTTGTCGAGATGCGCCAGACCCCAGGTCCCTATATTGATTTCAACAAAGTTGAAGATGCTGACCCAGCGGTTAGTCCGGCATCCGGACCAAAGCCGCTGCGGCTTGCCATCTCTTCTGTGCTTTCGCCCAAGGATTCGATCGTATATTACCGGCAAATCGCCGATTATATTAGCCGCCGTTTGGAGAGGCCTGTAGTTCTTATTCAGCGGCAAAGCTATGCTGAGGTCGGAGTCCTGCTAGCTAAGGGCGGGGCTGACCTGGCATTTTTCTCTAGCGGCGCCTATGCTTCTCTGTCTGGTCAAAATGAGATTGAGCTACTGGCAATGCAACAACGCAACGGCTTGCCCTATTACCGGGGTTATATCATTGTGCCCCGTGTTAGTGCTGCCGAATCTCTGGCTGACTTACGCGGAAAAACCTTTGCTTTTTCTGATCCGCTGAGCTACTCTGGCTATATTGCGCTGGCGTATACACTGGAAAAAATGCACCAGACTCCTGACTCCTTTTTTCATTCATATACATTCACCTATAGTCATGATAAATCGTTGCGGGCAGTTGCCAACAATGTCGCTGCCGGGGCGATTGTCAACAGCCTCGTGTACGAATATACTCAACTGCGCAGTCCGGAGCTGATTGACGCGATCAAAATTATCGGCGTATCTGAGGCGGCAGGCACCGAGCCGGTGGTAGTTCGTCGTGGTTTGAGCACAGAGCAGAAAACCACTTTGCGACAATTATTTCTTTCCATGCATGAAGAAGATTCCGTAGCTGTAGTCTTGGGTGGTCTGCATATTGATCGATTTTTGCCGCCTCAGCCTGAACTATACGATGGGATCCGCGCCATGCTGCGAGAAGTGAGGCGAGACAGTTGA